The following proteins are encoded in a genomic region of Candidatus Zixiibacteriota bacterium:
- a CDS encoding PAS domain S-box protein yields MSSGFFREKIDSSQIQEIVREMVVESERKYQTLVENSVVGILIYADDHIVFANPRFKEMLGYEEEEYKIMKIWDFIHPELRDMVKERAYQRISGQNPPAQYEICMVKKDGQPIDVLLKSVRINYEGRPSLLVYIVDLSQQKKAQREIKELSTIVESALIPIIKIDSRGKILYFNKSTEKLLKIELKPMKGQPLSKLISGIDPTEIQDHIINKTKKGGFDSEILCRRADGEPFRMRLTTCPLVDEKEQMIAIACFLIDPAFQQSEKNLLNAQDEHAPGLKTFPEPSSF; encoded by the coding sequence ATGTCATCAGGATTCTTTCGCGAAAAGATCGACAGTTCCCAGATTCAGGAAATCGTCCGGGAGATGGTAGTCGAGTCAGAGCGCAAGTATCAAACCCTTGTAGAAAACAGCGTTGTCGGTATCCTGATATACGCTGATGATCATATCGTTTTCGCCAATCCCCGTTTTAAAGAGATGCTCGGCTATGAAGAGGAAGAGTATAAAATTATGAAGATCTGGGATTTCATCCATCCCGAACTGCGCGATATGGTCAAGGAACGTGCTTATCAGCGCATCTCGGGCCAGAATCCTCCAGCTCAATATGAAATCTGCATGGTTAAAAAAGACGGCCAGCCGATCGATGTGTTGCTTAAATCTGTCAGAATCAATTATGAGGGTCGTCCCTCTCTGCTCGTCTATATAGTCGACTTGAGTCAGCAGAAAAAAGCCCAGCGGGAGATCAAGGAGCTTTCCACAATCGTGGAATCAGCCCTGATTCCAATCATTAAAATCGATTCGCGGGGAAAAATACTGTATTTTAACAAAAGCACGGAAAAACTGCTTAAAATCGAGCTCAAACCGATGAAGGGACAGCCTTTGTCGAAACTCATATCCGGAATAGATCCGACTGAAATCCAGGATCATATTATCAATAAGACCAAAAAGGGCGGTTTCGATTCTGAGATTCTTTGTCGCCGGGCCGACGGTGAACCGTTCAGGATGAGGCTGACCACCTGCCCGCTGGTTGACGAGAAAGAACAGATGATAGCGATCGCCTGTTTTTTGATTGATCCAGCTTTTCAGCAGTCGGAAAAGAATCTGCTCAATGCCCAGGATGAGCACGCTCCGGGGCTGAAAACTTTTCCCGAACCTTCCAGTTTTTGA
- the feoB gene encoding ferrous iron transport protein B, whose amino-acid sequence MMGSKTLKIALAGNPNSGKTSIFNALTGSRQKVGNYPGVTVEKRTGHASYRGYDIEFIDLPGTYSLTAYSTDEKVARDYILDYRPDVIINVVDSGNLERNLYLTTQLLELECDMVIALNMWDEAQKMGVRIDTGKLEQLLGAPVVSTVGHRCTGIDQLLKSAVDLHEDKAYLHRHAPVTYGSHVEDLVVDLTSNIDKCKSCGICPSKRWLAVKLLEGDLTTESKFITDPGELEMLQKSIRKKVRHIHKATGEDPEVILTDGRYGYITGILREVMTTEIGDRMKHSRQIDALLTHKLMGYPIFLLLIWLIFQATYVIGAYPQDWIETGVGMLGGWLGGILPAGWFSSLIVDGIVAGCGSVLVFLPNIMILFMGIAALEDSGYMSRAAFLMDKLMHALGLHGKSFIPMIMGFGCSVPAIMATRTLESERDRKMTILLIPLISCSAKLPVYVLFAGAFFPQQAGNVIFSVYLLGIAVAIGVAQILRRTLFRQEVAPFVMELPPYRIPTVKSVVMHMWERASIYLRKIGGVILIASMVIWALGYFPRLSPDVLEVNTPSPDQVEILNQAQYRQEQLTYSMIGRIGQAISPAIEPLGFDWRLGVSILTGFAAKEIVVSTLGVLYQINDEVDGESVTLAEELKQPEHSISPLTAYAFMVFVLLYTPCLGTVIAIRREAGNRMMVFSVLYQLALAWLFAFIVYQGGLIIGLN is encoded by the coding sequence GTGATGGGATCCAAGACTCTCAAGATCGCCCTGGCCGGAAATCCCAATTCCGGCAAAACTTCGATCTTCAACGCCCTCACCGGCTCACGCCAGAAAGTCGGCAATTATCCCGGAGTTACAGTAGAGAAAAGAACCGGTCACGCCAGTTACCGCGGCTACGATATCGAGTTTATCGACCTGCCCGGCACTTACAGCCTGACAGCTTATTCCACCGATGAAAAAGTCGCCCGTGATTATATCCTCGACTACCGGCCGGATGTGATTATCAATGTGGTCGATTCGGGTAATCTGGAGCGCAATCTGTATTTGACCACCCAGCTTCTGGAACTGGAGTGCGATATGGTAATCGCTCTCAATATGTGGGATGAAGCTCAGAAGATGGGTGTGCGCATAGACACCGGCAAACTCGAACAGCTTTTGGGAGCCCCGGTTGTGAGTACCGTAGGTCATCGCTGTACCGGGATCGACCAGCTTCTCAAATCAGCGGTAGATCTACACGAGGATAAAGCCTACCTGCATCGCCACGCGCCGGTAACCTACGGCTCCCATGTCGAGGACCTCGTGGTCGATCTGACATCCAACATTGATAAGTGTAAAAGCTGCGGGATCTGCCCCAGCAAACGCTGGCTGGCGGTCAAACTTCTAGAGGGTGACCTGACCACCGAATCGAAATTCATCACCGACCCGGGAGAACTGGAGATGCTCCAGAAGAGCATCCGCAAGAAAGTTCGTCATATCCATAAGGCAACCGGCGAAGACCCGGAAGTAATCCTGACCGATGGCCGTTATGGTTATATCACCGGGATATTGCGAGAGGTTATGACAACCGAGATCGGTGACCGGATGAAGCATTCGCGACAGATAGACGCGCTTTTGACCCACAAACTTATGGGCTACCCGATCTTTTTGCTTTTAATCTGGCTGATCTTTCAGGCCACCTACGTGATCGGTGCCTACCCTCAGGATTGGATCGAAACCGGTGTCGGAATGCTGGGGGGATGGCTGGGCGGAATTCTGCCGGCGGGATGGTTTTCCAGCCTGATTGTCGACGGTATCGTTGCCGGGTGTGGCTCGGTTTTGGTATTTCTTCCGAATATCATGATCCTGTTTATGGGGATAGCCGCTCTGGAGGATTCCGGATACATGTCGCGGGCGGCCTTCTTAATGGATAAGCTGATGCATGCGCTGGGCCTTCACGGCAAATCCTTTATCCCGATGATCATGGGCTTCGGTTGTTCGGTGCCGGCGATTATGGCTACCCGGACACTTGAATCGGAGCGCGATCGCAAGATGACTATCCTGCTGATTCCGCTGATCTCATGTTCTGCCAAGTTACCGGTTTACGTCCTCTTTGCCGGGGCTTTTTTCCCCCAGCAGGCCGGTAACGTAATCTTTTCAGTTTATCTCCTGGGAATCGCTGTCGCCATCGGTGTCGCCCAGATACTGCGCCGGACACTCTTCAGGCAGGAAGTCGCGCCGTTTGTGATGGAACTTCCGCCGTACCGCATACCCACGGTCAAAAGCGTCGTCATGCATATGTGGGAACGGGCTTCGATTTACCTGCGCAAAATCGGAGGCGTAATCCTGATCGCTTCCATGGTCATCTGGGCGCTCGGATATTTTCCCCGACTGAGTCCGGATGTTTTAGAAGTCAACACACCATCACCTGATCAAGTCGAAATTTTAAATCAGGCCCAGTACCGGCAGGAACAACTTACATACTCAATGATTGGCCGAATCGGTCAGGCAATATCTCCGGCGATTGAGCCGCTCGGGTTCGACTGGCGACTGGGGGTATCGATTTTGACAGGATTTGCCGCCAAGGAAATCGTGGTTTCAACCCTGGGAGTGCTGTACCAGATCAACGACGAGGTCGACGGCGAATCGGTCACTCTGGCCGAGGAACTCAAGCAACCTGAACACAGTATATCCCCTCTGACCGCATACGCCTTTATGGTGTTCGTGCTGTTGTACACTCCCTGCCTTGGCACGGTGATAGCTATCAGACGGGAGGCCGGAAACCGTATGATGGTGTTTTCGGTGCTGTATCAGCTCGCCCTGGCCTGGCTGTTCGCGTTCATAGTTTATCAGGGCGGTCTGATAATCGGCCTGAACTGA
- a CDS encoding metal-dependent transcriptional regulator, which produces MKITPRIEDYLETVFRLSQKLDTVGVSDVARARKVSVPTARTAINRLQDIGLLHQKHYGKIILHDSGRERAQQIYRVHRTLKRFLTEILQVDDKIAEKEACYMEHGLGKETLRRLTLLLNSLDRSLTRESGFLEKFRTELNQYENDNRESETSGK; this is translated from the coding sequence ATGAAAATAACGCCTCGAATTGAAGATTACCTGGAGACGGTCTTTCGGCTGTCACAGAAGCTGGATACGGTCGGTGTCTCCGATGTAGCCCGGGCCCGCAAGGTTTCGGTTCCAACTGCTCGCACGGCTATCAACCGTTTGCAGGATATCGGATTGTTGCACCAGAAGCACTATGGCAAAATTATTCTGCACGATTCCGGACGTGAACGGGCCCAGCAGATCTACCGGGTTCATCGTACATTAAAGCGCTTCCTGACCGAGATTTTACAGGTCGATGATAAAATCGCGGAGAAAGAAGCCTGTTACATGGAACATGGTCTCGGCAAGGAGACATTAAGGCGTCTGACATTGCTTTTAAACTCACTCGACAGATCGTTAACACGAGAATCTGGATTTCTGGAAAAATTCAGGACAGAATTAAATCAATATGAGAATGACAACAGGGAATCCGAGACATCGGGAAAGTAG
- a CDS encoding heavy metal translocating P-type ATPase: MVEKSNSKIQTANLRVDRISCQGCVNTIEKKLAELPGLSKVHAHLADSRVEVGFEPNKISLEEIRKRLDELNYTVETSRITLDVEGMHCASCVSRIEKDLDSFPGIMSARVNLAEETAQVEYLDSMTDISLILKKVEDSGYHARKVEDEKEVAQSQDTYLQKLKLRFKIALPLSALIFVLSHLQMLGISRIPENVLFPILLILAIPVQFYCGSGFYRGFFKSLKSFSSNMDTLVAVGTSAAFIYSLIATFYPGLISGGGQQVAVYYDTATMIITLILFGRIMENRAKRSATHEIEKLVELKEKTALVERDGSKQEIPVADVRLGDTVIVKPGRRLPVDGVVISGRSALDESALTGESLPREIEAGHEVMSGSINLTGVFKYEARTVGADTAVNRIIESVREIISSRAPIQRLADRVASIFVPVVIVLALIAFTLWMTLPQEPDFTFAMLIFIAVLIISCPCALGLATPTAIMVGSARGAREGILIKSAEILERTHGIDTVVFDKTGTLTVGQPRVEKIVSLGSYPREEILRLSASLENASDHPLAKAVIRSAHEHELELVEVENIEYISGKGLKGEVEQYELHLGNRAFLKDEGIAYKEQTEKINQLQNEGKTVLLVAIDFKLEALIVIADQVRSDASQVVERIISSGREVWMLSGDTKTAAESIAGQLGIENVMGEVLPEEKAAQIRSLADLGKRIAMVGDGINDAPALAEADVGIALAGGTEVALAFSDITILGDDLKNVPKALSLSERTLKTIKQNLVWAFGYNVIAIPLAAGALYPWLGILLSPVVASAAMAFSSVFVVTNSLRLRTISYE, from the coding sequence ATGGTAGAAAAAAGCAACAGCAAAATTCAAACGGCAAACCTGAGGGTGGACCGTATCAGTTGCCAGGGCTGTGTGAATACAATCGAGAAAAAACTGGCCGAACTTCCGGGCCTGTCGAAAGTTCACGCGCACCTGGCTGACAGCCGGGTGGAGGTCGGTTTCGAGCCGAACAAGATTTCCCTGGAGGAAATTCGCAAGCGTCTGGATGAATTGAATTACACGGTTGAGACTTCGCGAATCACTCTGGATGTGGAAGGGATGCATTGCGCGTCATGTGTTTCACGTATTGAGAAAGATCTTGACAGTTTTCCGGGAATCATGTCTGCTCGCGTGAACCTGGCCGAAGAGACGGCCCAGGTGGAGTATCTCGATTCGATGACCGACATCAGCCTGATCTTGAAGAAAGTCGAGGACAGCGGTTATCATGCCAGGAAGGTCGAAGATGAAAAAGAGGTCGCGCAAAGCCAGGATACCTACCTCCAGAAGCTGAAGTTGAGGTTCAAGATCGCCCTGCCGTTATCGGCTCTTATATTTGTTTTATCGCATTTGCAGATGCTCGGGATCAGCAGGATCCCGGAAAACGTGCTCTTTCCGATCCTCTTAATTCTGGCAATACCGGTTCAGTTTTATTGCGGGAGCGGATTTTATCGGGGCTTTTTTAAGTCGCTAAAAAGCTTTTCCAGCAACATGGATACCCTTGTAGCCGTGGGGACATCAGCCGCTTTCATATACAGCTTGATAGCTACTTTTTATCCCGGTCTGATCTCCGGGGGGGGACAACAGGTGGCAGTATACTACGATACCGCGACGATGATCATTACCCTCATTCTGTTCGGCCGGATCATGGAAAATCGTGCCAAACGGTCAGCTACGCATGAGATAGAAAAACTGGTCGAGTTGAAAGAAAAGACCGCGCTGGTTGAAAGGGACGGCAGTAAGCAGGAAATACCTGTAGCCGATGTCAGGCTGGGTGATACAGTGATTGTTAAGCCGGGACGAAGACTGCCCGTTGACGGAGTTGTGATTTCGGGAAGATCCGCTCTGGATGAATCGGCTTTGACCGGTGAATCCTTGCCCCGTGAAATCGAGGCAGGCCACGAGGTCATGTCCGGTTCGATTAACCTGACAGGTGTTTTCAAGTACGAGGCCAGGACGGTCGGTGCCGATACCGCGGTCAACCGGATTATAGAATCCGTGCGTGAGATTATCAGCAGTCGTGCGCCGATCCAGAGACTGGCCGACAGGGTGGCCTCGATTTTTGTGCCGGTGGTAATTGTGCTCGCGTTGATCGCTTTTACACTCTGGATGACTCTGCCGCAGGAACCGGACTTCACTTTTGCCATGTTAATCTTTATCGCCGTCTTGATCATATCATGCCCCTGCGCTCTGGGGCTGGCCACACCGACCGCAATCATGGTTGGCAGTGCCCGTGGAGCGCGCGAGGGAATCCTTATCAAGTCAGCGGAGATACTCGAGCGGACCCATGGAATCGATACCGTAGTCTTCGACAAAACCGGCACCCTGACCGTGGGACAGCCCCGGGTTGAGAAAATTGTGTCACTGGGATCGTATCCTCGAGAGGAAATCCTGAGATTGTCTGCCTCGCTCGAAAACGCCTCCGATCATCCCCTGGCCAAAGCTGTTATTCGTTCTGCACATGAGCATGAGCTCGAGCTTGTCGAGGTCGAAAATATCGAATATATTTCAGGTAAGGGATTGAAAGGGGAAGTAGAACAGTACGAGCTTCATCTGGGTAACCGCGCATTTTTAAAAGATGAGGGTATAGCATACAAAGAACAGACAGAAAAAATCAATCAGCTCCAGAATGAAGGAAAAACGGTGCTTCTGGTAGCCATCGATTTCAAACTGGAAGCGCTGATTGTAATCGCTGACCAGGTTCGTTCCGACGCTTCGCAGGTCGTGGAAAGGATCATATCTTCCGGCCGTGAGGTCTGGATGCTGAGCGGGGATACCAAGACGGCGGCGGAAAGTATCGCCGGTCAGCTCGGTATTGAAAATGTCATGGGTGAAGTTTTGCCGGAGGAAAAAGCCGCCCAGATCAGGTCGCTGGCCGACCTGGGAAAACGAATCGCCATGGTTGGTGACGGGATCAACGATGCTCCTGCGCTGGCTGAAGCCGATGTCGGTATTGCCCTGGCTGGCGGAACCGAGGTCGCGCTGGCATTCTCGGATATCACGATTTTGGGTGATGATTTAAAAAACGTGCCAAAAGCTCTCAGCCTCTCCGAACGTACCTTGAAAACGATCAAACAAAACCTGGTATGGGCTTTTGGCTACAATGTCATCGCTATTCCACTGGCGGCCGGTGCTCTCTATCCCTGGCTGGGAATTCTTCTGTCGCCTGTCGTGGCTTCGGCCGCAATGGCTTTCTCATCGGTGTTCGTGGTCACAAATTCACTTCGCCTGCGCACTATATCCTACGAATAA
- a CDS encoding AAA family ATPase — protein MASKKQLKSLPVDKLRWQCNPDVFRAESSGQIESSEEIIGQTRAVEAIKLGLEVNSLGYNIFITGLAGTGRTTTIKKLLQQLESSAEPPPDLLYVYNFQDTDRPRVIYLPAGMGFRFREDMEKLIHNLSENLGQLFESDMFKNKRKNIVRKYQDLQKSLLENFQEEIKKENFALVQVQVGQYPKLDLQPLFDGKPISFEELSVLVQEDKIPKEVEQQFIDKYHELEGRLEEVFKKGKDMAAELDEKLKKLSRTTAKPFINTLINDIKDHYDSTDVDLHLDQVANHIMEHLDDFLQKEKSSSNQMIIPGQPQQPQRDPFLPYRANLLVDNRKTKGRPIITETNPTFTNLFGVIERDYNAIRGAMRTDFTKIKAGSLLRATGGFLVVNAIDVLVEPGVWQNLKRMLRNNIIQIQNYDPFYLTSSSALKPESIKANIKIVMIGDQNLYYMLSAYDEDFRKIFKVKAEFDYVMEKNKETIQKYAIFINKICSTEHLHHFDRSGMAAVAEFGVRLGGRTNKLSTRFNVIADMIREANYWARKDDQQLVNYDHVQKAIKSWIKRVNMPEDKLQELYDEGVLMVDVKGEQVGQINGLSVFSLGEYAFGRPVRITVTTALGRKGIINIEREADLSGKTHNKGVLILEGYLRRMFAQDKLLQIDASICFEQSYSGIDGDSASSTEMYGLLSALGDIPLRQDLAVTGSLNQNGDVQPIGGVNEKIEGFFKVCKSRKLTGTQGVLIPHTNVPDLMLDHQIVEACEKGKFHIYPIKRIEEGIELLTGIPAGKRNAKGEFTKDSVFYRVNQKLEQMAKLTRRHEEKKLLALREEKPQDKKKKK, from the coding sequence ATGGCATCAAAAAAGCAGTTAAAAAGTTTACCTGTAGATAAATTGCGATGGCAATGCAACCCGGACGTTTTCAGGGCCGAATCCTCCGGCCAGATCGAGAGTTCGGAGGAAATAATCGGGCAGACTCGCGCGGTTGAGGCGATCAAACTCGGCCTCGAGGTCAACAGCCTGGGGTACAATATATTTATCACCGGCCTGGCCGGAACCGGGCGCACCACTACTATTAAGAAACTGCTGCAACAGCTGGAGAGTTCTGCTGAGCCCCCACCGGATCTTCTGTACGTCTACAACTTTCAGGACACCGACCGCCCGCGTGTGATTTACCTTCCGGCCGGCATGGGATTCCGTTTTCGCGAAGACATGGAAAAGCTGATTCACAACCTTTCCGAAAACCTCGGGCAGTTATTCGAAAGCGATATGTTTAAAAACAAGCGCAAAAACATAGTGCGCAAGTACCAGGATCTACAGAAAAGCCTTTTGGAGAATTTTCAGGAAGAGATAAAAAAAGAAAACTTCGCCCTGGTTCAGGTACAGGTCGGACAATACCCGAAACTCGACCTGCAACCGTTGTTCGATGGCAAGCCGATATCATTTGAGGAGCTGTCTGTCCTGGTACAGGAGGACAAGATCCCGAAAGAAGTCGAACAGCAGTTCATCGATAAGTACCACGAGCTCGAGGGCCGGCTGGAGGAAGTCTTTAAAAAAGGCAAAGACATGGCCGCCGAGCTGGATGAAAAACTGAAAAAACTGAGCCGGACCACTGCCAAGCCGTTTATCAACACTTTGATTAATGACATCAAAGATCATTACGACTCAACCGATGTCGACCTGCATCTGGACCAGGTCGCCAATCATATCATGGAACACCTGGATGATTTTTTGCAAAAGGAGAAATCCTCTTCCAACCAGATGATAATTCCCGGTCAGCCCCAGCAACCTCAGCGTGACCCTTTCCTGCCGTATCGCGCCAATCTGCTGGTGGACAACCGCAAGACAAAAGGGCGTCCGATCATAACCGAAACCAATCCGACTTTCACAAACCTGTTCGGTGTGATCGAGCGAGACTACAACGCCATCCGCGGAGCTATGAGAACTGACTTCACCAAAATCAAAGCCGGTTCGCTTTTGCGAGCTACCGGTGGATTTCTGGTTGTCAACGCCATCGACGTATTGGTCGAACCGGGAGTCTGGCAGAATTTGAAGCGCATGTTAAGAAACAATATCATCCAGATTCAAAACTACGATCCTTTTTACCTGACCTCATCTTCAGCCCTGAAACCTGAATCGATCAAGGCCAATATCAAGATCGTCATGATCGGCGACCAGAATCTTTATTACATGCTCTCGGCCTATGATGAAGATTTCCGCAAAATATTTAAGGTCAAGGCTGAGTTTGATTACGTCATGGAAAAGAACAAGGAGACGATCCAGAAATACGCCATCTTCATTAACAAGATCTGCAGTACTGAGCATCTCCATCATTTCGATCGGAGCGGCATGGCGGCGGTGGCTGAATTCGGGGTGCGCCTGGGTGGCAGAACTAACAAGCTCTCCACTCGCTTTAACGTCATTGCGGATATGATCCGCGAGGCCAATTACTGGGCACGCAAGGATGATCAGCAACTGGTCAACTACGATCATGTTCAAAAAGCGATTAAAAGCTGGATCAAGCGGGTCAATATGCCCGAGGACAAACTGCAGGAGCTTTATGATGAAGGGGTCCTGATGGTGGATGTCAAAGGCGAACAGGTCGGCCAGATCAACGGCCTGTCTGTTTTCAGCCTGGGCGAGTACGCTTTCGGCCGACCGGTGCGGATTACGGTGACGACAGCGCTGGGACGCAAGGGCATCATAAATATCGAACGCGAAGCCGATCTATCGGGCAAGACTCACAATAAAGGTGTCCTGATCCTCGAGGGATATCTGAGGCGGATGTTTGCACAGGACAAACTCCTGCAGATCGATGCCTCCATCTGTTTTGAACAGAGTTATTCCGGAATCGACGGCGATTCTGCTTCCTCGACCGAGATGTACGGGCTCCTGTCGGCATTGGGTGACATACCCCTCAGGCAGGATCTGGCCGTAACGGGATCTTTGAACCAGAACGGCGATGTTCAGCCGATCGGTGGAGTCAATGAAAAGATCGAAGGTTTCTTCAAGGTCTGTAAAAGCAGGAAACTTACGGGTACTCAGGGCGTGCTTATACCGCATACAAACGTACCCGACCTGATGCTCGATCACCAGATCGTCGAAGCCTGCGAAAAAGGCAAATTCCATATCTACCCGATCAAGAGAATTGAGGAAGGTATCGAACTTTTGACAGGTATCCCGGCCGGCAAACGTAATGCAAAGGGGGAATTCACAAAGGATTCAGTATTCTACAGAGTGAATCAAAAGCTCGAGCAGATGGCTAAACTGACTCGCAGGCACGAAGAGAAAAAACTTTTGGCGTTACGAGAGGAAAAGCCTCAGGACAAAAAAAAGAAAAAATAA
- a CDS encoding glutaredoxin, giving the protein MKYINEKDAETLKGMFTSLENDVNLTYFKRDEDCETCPIAEELLTEVSSLSDKLKLTVKDVDADSDSAQSYGIDKVPALVVEGSQDRGIRFYGVPSGYEFNSLLNAFMLVSRGEATLPGVIRDDLDKLDDDIHLQVFVTPNCPHCPSAVKTAHNFAMYSDKVRADMIEISEFPDMAKKYEVMSVPKIVINEEEDFVGALSDVQFLEKIMAYGSKS; this is encoded by the coding sequence ATGAAATATATAAATGAAAAGGATGCGGAAACTCTCAAGGGCATGTTTACCAGCCTTGAAAATGACGTCAACCTGACATATTTCAAGCGCGATGAAGACTGTGAAACATGTCCGATCGCAGAAGAGCTTCTGACCGAGGTCTCTTCGCTGTCTGACAAGCTCAAGCTGACCGTCAAAGATGTCGATGCTGACAGCGATTCCGCCCAGAGCTATGGCATTGACAAGGTCCCGGCGCTGGTTGTGGAAGGCAGTCAGGACAGGGGTATTCGTTTTTATGGCGTGCCCTCAGGCTACGAATTCAATTCACTTTTAAATGCCTTTATGCTGGTATCACGCGGGGAGGCGACACTTCCGGGGGTAATCCGTGATGATCTCGATAAGCTCGATGATGATATTCATCTGCAGGTGTTCGTCACACCCAACTGCCCGCATTGTCCCAGCGCGGTCAAGACCGCGCATAATTTTGCCATGTATTCGGATAAGGTACGAGCCGATATGATAGAGATCTCTGAGTTTCCGGACATGGCTAAAAAATACGAAGTCATGAGTGTGCCCAAGATCGTTATCAACGAGGAAGAAGATTTCGTGGGGGCTCTCTCCGATGTGCAGTTTCTGGAAAAAATCATGGCGTACGGCAGCAAAAGCTGA
- the pckA gene encoding phosphoenolpyruvate carboxykinase (ATP) — MSTTEKDLCSLGITNVTQIYCNLHTPALYERAIRRREGVLAHLGPLVVRTGHHTARAANDKFIVRENTSENLVWWGKVNKDFREEAFETLYRKCLAYIQGRELYVQNVFAGADENFRLPVRVITEEAWPSLFARNMFIKPQEHQLKDFKPEFTVLQLPHFHANPDHDETASEAFIVLHLGKKMVIIGGTAYAGEIKKSVFTTMNFLLPQKDVLSMHCSANIGSDDDVALFFGLSGTGKTTLSADPERRLIGDDEHGWSDNGIFNFEGGCYAKVIGLSAEAEPEIFQTTRKFGTVLENVAIDADTREIDLDDDALTENTRAAYPITHIPGAVVDGKGGHPKNIIFLTTDAFGVMPPIAKLTPEQAMYHFISGYTSKIGGTEKGLGKEPKAVFSACFGAPFMVLHPNEYAQLLARKIEQYDVDSWLVNTGWSGGPYGVGERMKIQYSRAVVKAALTGALKDVEYVKDPVFGFDVPKTCPGVPEEILDPKNTWKDPQGYDQKARELAERFNQNFKDYEDKVSDDVKAQGPKI, encoded by the coding sequence ATGAGTACGACAGAAAAGGACCTTTGTTCTCTCGGAATAACTAATGTTACACAGATTTACTGCAACCTTCACACACCTGCACTCTACGAACGGGCCATCCGCCGGCGTGAGGGCGTCCTGGCGCATCTGGGCCCCCTGGTAGTTCGTACCGGGCATCATACCGCAAGGGCGGCCAATGACAAGTTTATTGTGCGGGAAAACACATCCGAAAACCTTGTCTGGTGGGGAAAGGTCAACAAGGATTTCAGGGAAGAGGCTTTCGAAACTCTTTACCGCAAGTGCCTGGCGTATATACAGGGGCGCGAGTTATACGTCCAGAATGTTTTTGCCGGCGCCGATGAGAATTTCCGCCTGCCGGTGCGTGTGATCACTGAGGAAGCCTGGCCCAGCCTTTTCGCGCGCAATATGTTTATTAAACCGCAAGAACATCAACTGAAAGATTTCAAACCCGAATTTACCGTACTGCAACTGCCCCATTTCCATGCTAACCCGGATCATGACGAGACCGCCTCGGAGGCTTTTATTGTTCTCCACCTGGGTAAAAAGATGGTCATCATCGGTGGCACCGCCTATGCCGGTGAGATCAAGAAATCGGTCTTTACCACTATGAATTTCCTTCTGCCCCAAAAAGATGTGCTCTCGATGCATTGTTCGGCCAATATCGGCAGTGATGACGATGTGGCTCTCTTTTTCGGCCTGTCGGGAACCGGAAAGACTACGCTTTCGGCTGATCCGGAACGTCGCTTGATCGGCGATGACGAACATGGCTGGTCGGATAACGGCATATTTAATTTCGAGGGCGGATGCTACGCCAAGGTGATCGGGCTGTCAGCCGAAGCCGAGCCGGAAATTTTCCAGACCACGCGCAAATTCGGCACAGTTCTGGAGAACGTTGCTATCGACGCTGACACTCGCGAAATCGATTTGGATGATGATGCCCTGACCGAGAACACGCGCGCGGCTTACCCGATCACGCATATACCGGGAGCAGTTGTCGACGGCAAGGGCGGTCATCCGAAAAACATCATATTTTTGACCACTGACGCTTTTGGTGTAATGCCTCCGATTGCGAAGCTGACTCCCGAGCAGGCGATGTATCATTTTATTTCGGGGTATACGTCCAAAATCGGAGGGACGGAAAAAGGTCTCGGCAAGGAGCCCAAGGCAGTCTTCTCGGCATGTTTCGGTGCACCGTTTATGGTGCTTCACCCAAATGAATATGCCCAGCTTCTGGCCAGGAAGATCGAACAGTATGATGTCGACAGCTGGCTGGTCAATACCGGCTGGAGCGGAGGTCCCTACGGTGTCGGCGAACGGATGAAGATCCAGTACAGCCGTGCGGTAGTCAAGGCCGCCCTGACCGGCGCACTCAAGGACGTCGAGTACGTCAAGGACCCGGTGTTTGGCTTTGATGTGCCAAAGACCTGCCCGGGAGTTCCCGAAGAAATTCTCGATCCAAAGAATACCTGGAAAGATCCGCAAGGGTATGATCAGAAGGCTCGCGAGCTGGCTGAAAGGTTTAACCAGAATTTCAAGGACTATGAAGACAAGGTGTCGGACGATGTCAAAGCGCAGGGACCGAAGATTTAG